A single region of the Gorilla gorilla gorilla isolate KB3781 chromosome 1, NHGRI_mGorGor1-v2.1_pri, whole genome shotgun sequence genome encodes:
- the RFX5 gene encoding DNA-binding protein RFX5, with product MAEDEPDAKSPKTGGRAPPGGAEAGEPTTLLQRLRGTISKAVQNKVEGILQDVQKFSDNDKLYLYLQLPSGPTTGDKSSEPSTLSNEEYMYAYRWIRNHLEEHTDTCLPKQSVYDAYRKYCESLACCRPLSTANFGKIIREIFPDIKARRLGGRGQSKYCYSGIRRKTLVSMPPLPGLDLKGSESPEMGPEVTPAPRDELVEAACALTCDWAERILKRSFSSIVEVARFLLQQHLISARSAHAHVLKAMGLAEEDEHAPRERSSKPKNGVENPEGGAHKKPERLAQPPKDLEARTGAGPLARGERKKSVVESSAPGANNLQVNALVARLPLLLPRAPRSLIPPIPVSPPILAPRLSSGALKVATLPLSSRAGAPPAAVPIINMILPTVPALPGPGPGPGRAPPGGLAQPRGTENREVGIGGDQGPHDKGVKRTAEVPVSEASGQDPPAKAAKQDIEDTASDAKRKRGRPRKKSGGSGERNSTPLKSAAAMESAQSSRLPWETWGSGGEGNSAGGAERPGPMGEAEKGAVLAQGQGDGTVSKGGRGPSSRHTKEAEDKIPLVPSKVSVIKGSRSQKEAFPLAKGEVDTAPQGNKDLKEHVLQSSLSQEHKDPKATPP from the exons ATGGCAGAAGATGAGCCTGATGCTAAGAGCCCCAAGACTGGGGGAAGGGCCCCCCCAGGTGGTGCTGAGGCTGGGGAACCTACCACCCTTCTTCAGAGGCTCCGAGGTACCATTTC CAAGGCCGTGCAGAACAAAGTAGAGGGGATCCTG CAAGATGTACAGAAATTTTCTGACAATGACAAGCTGTATCTCTACCTTCAGCTCCCCTCAGGACCCACCACTGGAGACAAAAG CTCAGAGCCAAGTACACTGAGCAATGAGGAGTACATGTATGCCTATAGGTGGATCCGCAACCACCTGGAAGAGCACACTGACACCTGTCTGCCAAAGCAAAGTGTTTATGATGCCTATCG GAAGTACTGTGAGAGTCTTGCCTGTTGCCGCCCACTCAGCACAGCCAACTTTGGCAAGATCATCAGAGAGATCTTCCCTGACATCAAAGCTCGAAGGCTTGGTGGCCGGGGCCAGTCCAA ATATTGCTACAGTGGCATAAGGAGGAAGACCTTGGTGTCTATGCCACCCCTGCCTGGACTTGACCTAAAGGGTTCTGAGAGT CCAGAAATGGGCCCAGAAGTAACCCCAGCACCTCGAGATGAACTGGTGGAGGCAGCATGTGCCCTGACCTGTGACTGGGCAGAGCGGATCCTGAAACGGTCCTTCAGTTCCATCGTTGAGGTCGCCCGCTTCCTGCTACAGCAGCATCTCATCTCTGCCCGATCTGCACATGCCCATGTGCTTAAGGCCATGGGGCTTGCTG AAGAGGACGAACATGCACCTCGGGAACGGTCATCTAAACCAAAGAATGGTGTAGAGAACCCAGAGGGTGGAGCCCACAAGAAGCCAGAGAGACTGGCCCAG CCTCCTAAGGATCTGGAAGCCCGAACTGGGGCCGGTCCTCTCGCACGTGGAGAGCGGAAGAAGAGTGTAGTTGAGAGCTCGGCCCCAGGAGCCAATAACCTGCAGGTTAATGCCCTAGTGGCTCGGCTGCCTCTGCTCCTTCCCCGGGCCCCTCGCTCACTTATTCCGCCAATCCCAGTCTCTCCACCTATTCTGGCCCCTAGGCTTTCTTCAGGTGCCCTGAAAGTGGCTACACTGCCTCTGTCTAGTAGGGCCGGGGCGCCCCCAGCAGCTGTGCCCATCATTAACATGATCTTACCAACTGTTCCTGCTTTGCCTGGACCTGGACCTGGGCCTGGGCGAGCTCCACCTGGGGGACTCGCTCAGCCCCGGGGCACAGAGAACAGAGAGGTAGGCATAGGTGGTGACCAAGGACCACATGACAAGGGTGTCAAGAGGACAGCTGAAGTACCCGTGAGTGAGGCCAGTGGGCAGGATCCACCAGCTAAAGCAGCAAAGCAGGATATAGAGGATACAGCAAGTGATGCCAAAAGGAAACGGGGGCGCCCTCGAAAAAAGTCAGGTGGAAGTGGGGAAAGGAATTCTACCCCTCTCAAGTCAGCAGCTGCCATGGAATCTGCCCAGTCCTCAAGGTTACCATGGGAGACATGGGGCTCAGGAGGGGAAGGCAACTCAGCTGGAGGGGCAGAGAGGCCAGGGCCAATGGGAGAGGCTGAAAAGGGGGCAGTACTTGCCCAGGGTCAGGGAGATGGTACTGTTTCCAAAGGAGGAAGGGGCCCCAGTTCCCGGCATACCAAAGAAGCAGAAGATAAAATTCCCTTGGTCCCCTCAAAAGTGAGTGTCATCAAGGGCAGCAGAAGCCAAAAGGAGGCTTTTCCTTTGGCAAAGGGAGAGGTAGACACTGCACCACAGGGTAATAAAGACTTAAAGGAGCATGTGCTTCAAAGTTCCTTATCCCAGGAGCATAAAGACCCAAAAGCAACACCCCCATGA